The Andrena cerasifolii isolate SP2316 chromosome 14, iyAndCera1_principal, whole genome shotgun sequence genome contains the following window.
CTGACTTGCAGTTGAAATTTATGCAGTACAGAATGCTGTAGTATATTGCAGTAGTACGCAtggaatattagaaaaatatgaCTTGCAATACGCGATGAATCTGCTAACCAGTGATTTCACGGTTGAACTTTCCTGGCAAATGTTTGAACAAAATTCAACCGTGGATGGAGCAGAGAGCAAATTTTCTTTTGGCAAAGTCTCGCATCACAGACGGAAATGTGCATACGATCTCGTTTCTCAAATATCGATGAAAGTTAAATAACAGAGGGAATTTGTGCCATCGGAAAGTAGAAGTACTTTTGTACGGTTATTGAACGGGAAGAGCGTACGTTAGGAATGTTTGGAAATGGTTCTCGCGATTTTTCTTTGTATAGGGTAGTACGAGGACAATTTACAGTTCTTCCTTAATTGCTTGATTTAGAAAATCCTTTCTCAAATTTTAGTTGAAACGAATCAGTATAAACGTATCTTTCTCgcgttataatataaaaaatgttatgtaATGTTCTccataatttcattttttcctaTTAagatttttgtatattaaaattgaaattttctaaaaagaagACTAGAGATCATAGTAATTCGAACTTCTGCAATAATATAGGATCGTTTAGTAAATAAGGATGTTTGAATAAATAGTTACTAGTATagctattaatattattcatagttattatattatttcaaTTGTAAGCGcagtatttattattataagaaaaataaatgattcgTATGTTAAAATGAATTAAAGTAATTAAATTTAGAATAGCTCACAGGTCCAATTATGAGTCAATGAATAATAGTCTGTTACACATTtatcaaaacaaattttttctgaCTAGCAAAAAATCGTGGACGATGAATAAAATAGcacaatattttcaattaatgaTTATATAGTACCAAAGAACAACTacgtgtattattctgtattcCAAATAATACAACACACAACAAATTGagaaacttaaattataaatctttatttatttcaaatgcCTCAATTTATTTAGTTTTACCATCTTAGAAATAGATGGCGGGCATTTCACTACTAAACAATTTATCTTCTTACTTTTCTCTTCGTCCCTATTTATAACGCAATATTCCATGTGCATAAGCAGGTGACGTCAGCTGTAGTACATGTCTGTGTAAAGATTTATTCACtttattattgacaataaaTGAGAAAATCTATTTGCgataaatttattttccaatttcttgcGTACAATTTAAGTTATAAAATAAGTAGAATTCCTTACGaagtaattttaaaagtattaggtAGGTAATACAGGACAGAGTGgggcaaattttatttcgaataacaaatgaaaaataacgaacaaaGTCTCAGGATTTATTCGTGAATAACGATTTTATTTGGCGACAAATTATTCATTAGTCACAAATAAATCTGTAGCATTGTTCTTTAGCCACGAATAAATCTGTAGTGTTATTTGTTAGTCGCGAATAAATCTGTagcgttattcgttattcgaaagaaCTTCGCGACAAATAGGTAAGTGTCAAGAATAAGCGGCATAGGATTGCATGGGGTATATGCTACTAGCTTTagtactcggcttcgcctgaaatttaaattctaattttataaaaaaaattatatttatttatttttttgtgtgaaaatagtcatattcatctggattagctaggcataatgagatgggacacatttcgtgaccccagcgtttaccgttcgaaagttgttagacgacagacaaacacataaACACTTTCTGTGTATTTATTAAGATGAGGCATGTGATAAAGGGTAAATTCGCtgattttttcaataaaagatTATTCATTATTTTCGAATAACTATGTATccgcaaattttattcgacgattattcgaaaaaattattcgaataacgccTAACTCTGATACAGGGACAACAATAATTGCCGAAAATTTGTGTGAAATTTGTGGAATGAAGGAAATATCAAAATCGGTCGATTGTtgtttgtaaaattttgatCCAGTCATTTGAACCGTAGATCTCTACTGTGCAAATTTGTGTTCATTTTATTTGTCGCTCAACACACATGCACTAGCTGTGATACGAACTGAAAGAAGACCGGTCAATATCGTTTCAAACCATATCCACTAGTGCTTCGTAATATTGCAGCCGTATTGTCTCTTGGCCGTACGTGACAGTTTGAAAATGGATTAACATCGATGCGTTCCGGCCAACATTGACAGACCGTTGTGGAGCTACATGTGACATAAATGAACTTGTCACGTAACTATTACATTTACACCGAGAGAGTTGCAACGAAGAGTGAACAGTAACATCGTAGTAGATTAAGGAGGAGTTTTACTTCGCgcttattttcatatttattgaaataagaACGAATGGATATACCGAACAATATAGAGGTTCTAAAAGCAGTCCGGGTAGAGTTTGTGGTCTGCATTTCCGTGATACTAGATAATTTCCCAAAACtggaatgtaattatttacagaTATTTAATTACAGATATTTCCGTAAGAATCGCGCTATTAAGAGGATGAGTCCTGTTAGAATACACTTATATTACTGTGCAATGGCGGACAATAGTGCACGTGACTTATTTATATAAACCACGACATTGACGCCAAGACGATGTCACACGAGTGAGTCGCAAGTAGGGATGAACAtgtaccacggtgtaatagacggGTGTTCTGACTCAGCACTGATTTCTGTGTGGTTCTtctggccgccgcgagaagcGTCAtgataagaaatccatgtacgTATGTATTTATGTGATTGTGTAGTAGAGCTTTTAGTCGTATTATGCGCAAAGTGTCAGCCTTTTCcccttgagcgccaatctagcggccgccagCAGAACTAGAATGAAAAAGCTACCGATTCGGAAccggagtcggaacacctgtctattacaccgtgaccgataccgtcaaggtatcgatacttttactcataacttgtatcgaaagaaagtatcgatatccACTCAGTACCGaatcaaaagtatcgatacctacttgtatcgaacgaaaattagtacagattgttttttattaatatattttattaacaaagacgtattttattttactattatttaaaggGGAGTAGCCTTTAGTTACAACAAAGTATATAAGTAAGTACGAAccagtctataataattaatttgtataacggaagagaaaaaaaatatacagtcgtTTCGCGGCGTGGAAACAAGAGAAGTATAACATATAATACGATAAATACATAAAtgataaaatgatatatacagatgTGTTATGTTTAACATACTAAAAGAATGCAGAAAAGTGaaaggaaaaatagtattttattaacaaacatttatttgacatataaatcgatcaaaaaaaataaatcttttggTACGAGTACCTTTTTCCGATATCAAGTACGTATCGCAACCGTAGGTATCGATACTCAAattaccagcggccatggccgtgatggaaacaccggttcccgtaagatcaccgaagttaaacatcacggggcggcgtactggggaaagatgggtgaccatcacctgtctcccggtgcgtcgctgctgctgggacccgaaggagagaggagggaaaaaggaaaaaaatgactatcgttcgttgggcaacataagcgaaatgcttgaaacgccatcctgtgtgttagaaacacacaggaaaacaaaaaatacaaatagatACTCAAATTACTCGGTATGGAAACAAAACTATCGAGTATTTACTCGTATTTACTTGGACCGGTTCATCCCTAGTCGCAAGACGCACGCGTGCGCCGCACAGTCGGATGCCAGAGGACCCCGATTGCCCACATGATCGGACGCGCAACGCTGGAGACACCCGAAGCTCTCCCCAAAGAAACGCGCCTATACagagtcatccgttaaaactgcaacctacgcgcgcgcgaacaggtaaaatggcaacagcgcctcacggacgcattccactacaaccatgcaccggcccggcgttcggagggttgccagcgacacCAGTGATACCCTAgcatcgaaaattttaggatggtctctttcaaattaacgtcgcaaagacgtattcgaaatttcccggcccgggttgaagaatttggggcctttttcgtataacttttgaactataaaagatatcggaatgcaatttgcgccgaaaaacgaggaaaaattatttcctcttaatgatggaaaatttaaaatattttacgtttacttaatttttcttttatcaatttttttaactataattgttgtgaaaagcttttgcaaactgtttatttgatactgtatttaatgctctttttaaaattcacggtgttggtaaacaataggctagttgtttctgtatcattactttcataaattgagaaattacatttttattcaattatgtattagttctgcagacctcagaagtgtttgaatttattttctaaaatttttgtgtctgaatattttaaccttttagcttctctacgccacgcctataccggtttcagttaatgtcattttttggaacgatgcgccattattgtggcttttacacgcaggtggcggaAAATCTGTCCGTACAGGTGTATAGCGCCGCTGTCAAccttgtcgtagctaaaattttttaaattgagacgggtgcgcgaccagtcgacattgtttttaaacctcattacagtagtCATTTCTAGCTAAATTAGCTATAAAACTTCTATCCGGAGGAATCcggtaccattttttttttgccctcTGATCACAAACCTTTATCAAATATAATGACACCAACAAAAGCACCGGAACTCATCCTGCAGTATAACAAAATCGTTAATGAAATCTTAgaatcgtaaaaaaaaattactgaattCCTGATTGCCTTCAAATGTTAATAACTAtacaaatatatgtatatgatgAAAAAGTAAAACCTGTTGGATAGTGCCGTATATACCTACCTGAAAAGCTTCCATAATGCAAGAATTCGCACAATTTCCATACGGTTAAGAAAGAAACGCGTGCTCTAAAGTCTCTTAACTTATGACGAAGCCCGTTGCTTCATGAGTGCACAAATGAAAGAAACAATATTCACACATTGTTCCTCAAATATGCAACTGCCTTGAGCAGCAAAATTTTACAGTTTACggaaaattatgaaattcatttatgtccGGGTTTCAGGGCCAAAAACCCACTGTGCGGTGCCGAAAAGTCTCGGAACAGTTCAAGCTTTACGATAGAAGGAACTGCTATAACATGAGGGAAAAAACAAAACTTTACGAATAATCACAGGCTGGCTAGTGAATCGAAAGAGAGTTAAATAGTGAGGCAAGCAGTTAGCCCTGACTCTGGTCAGTCGACAACCTGCTCCTCGACAGAGCGGCCGTAATATATGCCGGAGCGTCAAATTAATATATTTCGCATCCACGTCGATCCGTAGAACTTTAGTGACAGTCGAGAATTCCTTTCGATTTTCAAGCCTTTTCGCGTTAGGCGACGCGTCAATCGCAAAAATggttaaattgtttattttgagTGTCTTTCAGATGTTGCCATTAATTTCCGCCAATTCCCGTAAGTAAAGTTAATTTACTATATTATCCTCATCCTACAAACGGACGTACATATTTCCTTCGGCGAacacgaacatacgaacattcTATACAATAAAGAAATAGCGTATTTCACAGAGTGAAGCgtatatcaacacagctttatTTGTTAGCTGtactgggacattccatgcggaATCGGACTCTCTTCGGAGTAATATTTCGGATTTTTGTGAAACGTGGACATGTCGTAGTCTTTAGTGGTAAACAAACGTATTTcagaggatttttcgaaatttaaaaattgtggatcttacagctctttgaaatatagcgttgtgcttttttcaataaattataactgttgaaactgatttgcgttggcgacgcagcgtcacattaaattaattttcatgcgGCCAATTTTAATGGGTCCAAGTTTCtgaaaacgtgtccgtaaagaggACAAATAGGGCTCATATccccatttttttcaaatttttaagtaGTGCCCTGctattataaaattgcattttttagaACAGCGCTGCACAAGGAGCTGTTTTTAttgcctagctgcgagcaaccagcgaaGCGTCGAGCTATCCCActgctaagggtagaatcagtgaggagaactgcagtagtgtaggtaCGTGCTCGCAGGAGCGTAGGGTAAGTATACGGGGTCATCATTTTCATCTTGCAACCTGCGCTcgggcgaacaggtaaaatggcaacaacgCCTCACAGACGCATTCTACTATAACCATGCATCGGCCCGgggttcggagagctgccagcgaccgctggacagcagtgatgcccgagcatcgaaaattttaggatggtgtctttcaaattaacgtcgcaaagagctattgggaatttcccggcccaggtaagcgatcCGCGCGCTGCaattttatgatcggtttaccactcgcacccaaGATTATTGTAATGAGGTttaaaaacaatgtcgactggtcgcgtacccgtcttaatttaaaaaattttagctacgacaaggTTGACCGCTGCGCTATACACCTGTACGgaaagatttttcgccaccagcgtgtaaaagccacaataatggcgcatcgttccaaaaaatgacattaactgaaaccgatataggcgtggcgttgagaagctaaaaggttaaaatattcagacagaaaaattttagaaaataaattcaaacacttctgaggtctgcagaactaatacataattgaataaaaatgtaatttctcaatttatgaaagtaatgatacagaaagaactagcctattgtttaccaacaccgtgaattttaaaaagagcattaaatacagtatcaaataaacaatttgcaaaagtttttcacaataattattgttaaaaaattgataaaagaaaaattaagtaaacgtaaaatattttaaattatcattaagagggaataatttttcctcatttttcggcgcaaattccattccgatatcttttatagttcaaaagttatacgaaaaaggcccaaaattcttcaaccccgacggggaaattccgaatagctctttgctctttgcgacgttaatttgaacgTCGTTAGTTTGTGCattactgctgtccagcggtcactAGCATCTCTCCgaacgctgggccggtgcatggttatggtggaatgcgtccgtgaggcgctgttgccatattATCTGTCCGCCCGAGCGttggttgcaagattaaatgatgaccctgtatatggctgggttccttgtggggccTCACTGTAGAATCATTCTACCCTTAGTAACAGGGGGCCAGGGTCGCCAGACAGCATTATGTAGAACCGgatatttcgcggagggggaacacctacaggagtagtGGTAATGTGTGGGTGTGACGGGAAATAGGTTGTCGGCGCTGGatggccgtggttagcttcgcgttggcaCCACTTGGCTTggtttggcgctggcgtcacCACAGGcccacattaccaccgctcctgtcggtGTTCCTCCTCCGCGAAACATCCGGTTCTACATAATGTTGTCCGGCGACTCTgaacgggacagctcgacgctcggctggttgtTCGCAGCTaagcgctaaaaacggctccttggcttagaacaattgcaaaataagtggtctaaaatttatatttttttagtgaaataattttgattAGGTACTCTTAATGTCACCACTGTAAAAGCTCACTTTTATCagtttcttagttcaacagttatagtTTATTGAAAAAAGGTCAACGCTatatttcaaacagctgtaagagccataattttttaaattttgaaaaatccttcaagATACTATCATATATTCAAATTTCACCAAAATccaaaatgttactccgaaaagtgtccgattttgcGTGGAATGGCCCTATTACAAAACGACGCGACGGGAAGAACCGTTCGCCGCATCAAAGCAATCAACTGACAGAATAAGGCGAAGAGTAACTACTAACAAAATATGCGAAGCTGTTGAATTGTGAGAATCTTGTACATCCAAGGCCGCCATACGGAATGCTCAGCCGGACAGCAattagcattattttttcaaacgGCGGGATATGACTTTTTCTTTACAGAATACGTATCGAATTGTGTGACACCAACCAGCGCACCTGGCATATGCATTGGAATACGAGTGTGTCCACCTTTGCTGAACCTGATTCAAGCTCAACCCTTCGATCCAGCAGCAGCAGATTTCTTGAGGAAATCAGTGTGTGGTTTCGAGGGCAGGGACCCGCGAGTCTGTTGTCCGAAACAGAATCCTCAGCTCAATATACCAGCCCGTGacgattttttatttccaatcaATCCGAGACCAACTGAAAGCATCGAGGAGCCAACCGCCGCAGACAACAACGATGCAAACTTACAGTACGACCTGTCCAGTAATCCTTTGCTTCCCACCGATTGCGGTAAAGATTTGAGCCAGAGGATCTTGGGCGGAGAGAAAACGGACCTGGACGAGTTCCCTTGGATGACGCTGTTGGAATACGCTATACGTAAGTGCCCGAAATTGGCCGAAGAGTTAAGTATCCATTAGAAATTGGTGTTTTTCAGCGAGCGGAAAGACTACAGGTTGCGGGGGAGTCCTGATCAGTCACCGTTACGTTGTGACGGCGGCCCACTGTATCAAGTCCGGGTTGCAGAAAACGTTGCGGCTGGAGAGCGTCCGATTAGGCGAATACAACACCGCGACCGATCCGGATTGCATCCCGGACGGCGAGAACGAGGAAATCTGCGCGAACAACTCGATCTCGGTCGGGATAGCTGAGCAGATCGCCCATGAGAGATACCAGCCGACGACCAGGGACCACAAGTACGATGTGGCCCTGCTGAGACTCTCTCGCGACGTCCCGTTCACACACTACATCAAGGCTATATGCCTGCCATCGAGCGCCAAGTTGGCACAAAGTGTGTTCGTCGCCGGCTGGGGAAGGACCGAGAACAGATCCTCGTCCGACGTGAAGCTCAAGCTTTCGTTATCCATCGCCGACAAGGAGCAATGTCAAACGACTTACCGCACCTCGGGTGTGTCGCTTGGTTACGGGCAAATATGCGCCGGTGGAGAGACGGGCAAAGATTCGTGCACAGGAGATTCGGGAGGCCCTCTGATGTCTCGTGAGAGAGTTCGCGACGGTACTGGAAGGTGGTCCGTCGTCGGTGTCGTTTCCTTCGGCCCGTCACCATGCGGCAAGCATGGATGGCCTGGTGTTTACACTCGAATAATCGATTTCGTGCCCTGGATAGTCAGCAAGATGAGACCTTAAGATACCTGGTTTCGTTACGAGATGTTTCCTGATTATAGGAGCAGAGTGATGTGTACTTCTAAGCTCCCTCTTaacttaatataaataaaatttgtaccTCGTTCGATTACGGAGTAAAAAGAATgctgcttttttgtaacgacCAAGTTGCTGTATGTTTGCAGTTGCTCTATCGCTGTAGGCTCCGAAGGTTATCGCTTTTGTAAGTCATAGAGCGAATTGTGCGCATTTGTTATGTGCGTCGCGACTAGTAACATGAGGTGAATAAAACTCCTCTGATCCTTAGAATAATCCGTGGAAATCGTTTGCCACTATTTACCGCGAAACCTATTGTCCGACCCGACGCGTGACGTAAAACACAGTCGCTGTCGGAATCGGGAATCCCCCGAGTCACTTTAATAGGTCCGGTAATTCGTGGGAGCAAAAATTCTATCACGGTCGAGCGTCGAAGACCGACGAGTGAGGTGTACAAGTAAAAGGAGAGCGAAGGAAAACATTCTTCTTGGAACAAACTCGCACTGCTGTATGCAACCGGTTTGCCGAAAAAATCGAATCGAGTGGGATGAGAGCAAGCATCCACCATGATTTGAGAATCCCGCGTTCTGATTAGTTGAAAGAATTTTCCTCATACCTAGTCCCTTCTCTTTCTCCAcgacttcttcttcttttttgcaATTCAGAGACCAACCGATGGCAGCAGTTAGTACCTGCGCCGGAAACTATCGCGCGACTCTGTCCTGATCTGTCCTCCGCGAAAGCAGCAAATAAACATTTTCGAAACTGGTTTATCCGCTTCGGCGGTGATTTGAAAAATCGCAAGATTCAAGTCCAGATAGTGGTCTTGGCCACGCTCGTATGAAAAGAACCAGGGGAAGAAATCGGAAAGTTTCTTGTGATCTTACACCCAAAAGGAATGTAGGAGAATGGACAGAAATctagataataaaaaaacagcTAGAGAAAAACTTtgataattaattttgtatagaAATTGTTTTTGCATTAATTAACTCTCTGTGAAATaacattataaatttaaattaaagcaAACCTAGCAGAATAAAGCTGCACATATACATGCGCAAAAGATGCATAAGaggagaaatatatttcttcttcTGTGTATGTGACGTTTTTATTGCATTGGgaaagttttattttcattttatcaAGTGTGAAACAAATTTAACGTACGTTTGGTAGTACATGCAGGACTCTTTTTACAGCTTTTTTATCGTATAAAAATGGCGAGAACCATCAATGACAGGATGCGTGGCACTGCGTTTACAATATATGGTGATGCGAGGGAGCGATGCACACCTGCGATTTCATGTCAAATCATGTAAAACTTTATGTGCTATCacttttgtttatatttatgttcatgCATTCACTGATGCCACTTATCTGTGAATATACAATTTCTGCGAATAAGTATTAAATACAGAAGTGCGaattggaaaattaattggATGTGTTTAACCCTTTGAcggtttaataaaatttcaaatcgctgttcaagaaatgtatatttttgtaagttctaaaatattttcgtttatgataaaagtgtaaaaaaacgggtaaatgtttactttaggggaggattctccgatgactttgagcttcacatatgttgtcaaggtcatcattctgaacaacatttccctctaaactttttggcgctcgGGTTTGGtgtacgagatattcgcaaaaaacttggcataattgtaaatttaaatgtgtttatacagacgttactaacacaatcatcttctcgtcgccgtcgactgtttcacagctgacggtattagtattggttgggactaGAGTAGGGGGGTGAGGGgtgtaaagcatgatagcgaatcgatgtgagtatgtgttaaaTTCGGTAGttcagagaaaaaaaggtattcGTGAAATATGCTTTTtggtaaacttttttttttcgttctgcTCAAGCCTCGCGCGGGGTAAACTGTCAAAGGGTTCGCCTGGCGAACGCAGGATCCATTTGAACCCATGCAAAACAGTTTATAGTACTGGTTAGTTGAAGGAAATCAGAATTTGAGACAAGAATCAGATTGAAGTTGAAGTTTATGCGGTACCGACTGTCAAACCATCCCCCGTCCAAGGGTTAATTTGTAGGTAATCATAAAATGTTAGTTCCAAGAGGAACAatgtattctttaaataaaataactatATTTTATTGATATCTTTCACTTTCACAATTATTACTTCACCGTCTAACAAAATATTCcaatatttcatttttccaatCTGTGCATgtgaacgtaaaatatattttcagtaatttttccCTAAAACGTTTTCGAATCAGCATAGTAAGAATATTAATCATACCTACTGTGATATATTAAGCGGAGTGATTCACAAGTGCATGTCAATACTTGAGGGGCTGAACGTGCAGAGGGTGCGCTTAATAAAAGTTTGCCCTGTGGAAATACTAGTCTCTTTCTCGCTTAAAAGAGTCGTGAAGCTGGGGAATGCCAGGGATTTTTATGCAATTTATCTTGTTTGCTCTCCAAACTTCCTTTCTTCCAGTTGTTACGTGACAAACCGTCGGCATGGTTTGCGCACTTACGcaaatagtttttattttccTCAGGCTCGCGTCCAGTGGAACTCTTTCCTTGATTGGTTCTCGTCGACCGTAAAATTGAGAGAAACTTCTCACATCCACGATTTTCGGAAGTTAGCTGATGCGGTGGGTTCATTCAACAAGAAGGGGACACAGAGGTCACCTATCAAGGTAAACACCGATTGGAAAGTTAGTCGCGGTGGAAGTAAAGTTCCCGGGGTTCGTAAAAGTTGCCAGCTGGCAAACAAATCCCTCCACCTGGCCCCCAATAACGCCAGAGAATAGAAAGATTTCGACTTATTTCGAAGTGGGTCAATTTCCAGAAAAGAACACGGCTTCCCGCCTGTTTGGCCAATCGTCCGCTGGCATTCGTTCTACAAAGATCCTTCCATCGGCTTCTCTAGGGTTCTATCAAATAGTACGGTGATTATCGAGCTATTTTCTTATAGCCTGCTAATATTTCTCTCCAGCTTTCTCTTGCGTTTGCAAGGTGCACGTAGGTACTTTTAAATCGCTCCTTGAGATTAGATCAGGGAAGAGCAAACCCCCTGTAAATAATCTCGTTAAGGGTTCCATAAACGTTGAGAT
Protein-coding sequences here:
- the LOC143376259 gene encoding CLIP domain-containing serine protease HP8-like, whose amino-acid sequence is IVRILYIQGRHTECSAGQQLALFFQTAGYDFFFTEYVSNCVTPTSAPGICIGIRVCPPLLNLIQAQPFDPAAADFLRKSVCGFEGRDPRVCCPKQNPQLNIPARDDFLFPINPRPTESIEEPTAADNNDANLQYDLSSNPLLPTDCGKDLSQRILGGEKTDLDEFPWMTLLEYAIPSGKTTGCGGVLISHRYVVTAAHCIKSGLQKTLRLESVRLGEYNTATDPDCIPDGENEEICANNSISVGIAEQIAHERYQPTTRDHKYDVALLRLSRDVPFTHYIKAICLPSSAKLAQSVFVAGWGRTENRSSSDVKLKLSLSIADKEQCQTTYRTSGVSLGYGQICAGGETGKDSCTGDSGGPLMSRERVRDGTGRWSVVGVVSFGPSPCGKHGWPGVYTRIIDFVPWIVSKMRP